The Streptomyces halobius genomic interval GGACTCCGCGGCGCAGCTGGCGAAGGCGGCGCGGACCGCGGAGGAGATGCTGACCAAGGCGTCGGAGGACGCCAAGGCCACCACCAAGGCCGCCGCGGAGGAGGCCGAACGGCTGCGCAAGGACGCCGAGTCCGAGGCGGACCGGCTGCGTGAGCAGGCGCATGACACCGCCGCCCAATTGAAAGGCGCGGCGAAGAACGACACCAAGGAGTACCGCGCCAAGACCGTCGAACTCCAGGAGGAGGCACGGCGGCTGCGCAGCGAGGCGGAGCAGCTGCGGGCGGACGCGGTCGCCGAGGGCGAGCAGATCCGCAGCGAGGCCCGCCGGGAGGCCGTCCAGCAGATCGAGGAGGCGGCCGGCACCGCCGAGGAGCTGCTGGGCAAGGCCAAGGCCGATGCGGAGGAGACCCGTTCGAGTGCCGTCGCGGAGAGCGAGCGGGTCCGGACGGAGGCCATCGAGCGCGCCACGGCGCTGCGCCGGCAGGCCGAGGAGGCGCTGGAGCGGGCCCGCGCGGAGGCCGAGGAGCTGCTCACCGAGGGCGCCCAGGCCGCGGAGCTGGTGACGTCGGAGGCCGAGGAGGCCGCCGGCCGGCTGCGCGCCGAGGCCGAGGAGGCCGTCGAGGAGCGGCGGACGGAGGCGCAGGCCGAGCTGACCCGGCTGCAGTCCGAGGCGGAGGACAAGGTCGCCGCCGCCGAGGAGTCACTGCGCGAGGCCCGCGCGGAGGCGGAACAGCTGCGCCGGGAGACCCAGGAGGAGGCCGCCCGGCTCAAGGCGGAGGCCGCGGAGCGGCTGCGGACGCTCCAGCAGCAGGCCGAGGAGGAAGCCGAACGGCTGCGCGCGGAGGCCGCTTCGGACGCCTCGGCGACGCGCGCCGAGGGCGAGTCGGTCGGCGCACGGCTGCGCAGCGAGGCCGCGGCCGAGGCGGAGCGGCTGAAGGAGGAGGCGCAGGAGACCGCCGACCGGGTGCGCGCGGAGGCGGCGGCCGCCGCGGAGCGCACCGGTACGGAGGCCGCGCAGTCGCTGGCCGAGGCCCAGGAGGAGGCCGCGCGGCGGCGCCGGGAGGCCGAGCAGCTGCTGGGCGAGGCTCGCGAGGAGGCCCACCAGGAGCGCACCGCGGCGCGCGAGCAGAGCGAGGAGCTGCTGGCGTCGGCCCGTACGCGGGTGAGCGAGGCGCAGGAGGAGGCCGAGCGGCTGGTCGAGGACGCCGACCGGCGCGCGGGCGAGCTGGTGGCGGCGGCCGAGCAGACGGCGCAGCAGGTGCGGGACGCGGTCTCGGGTCTGCACGAGCAGGCCGAGGAGGAGATCGCCGGGCTGCGGTCGGCGGCCGAACACGCCGCGGAGCGCACCCGCTCGGAGGCGCAGGCCGAGGCGGACCGGGTCCGCGCGGACGCCTACGACGAGCGCGAGCGGGCCTCGGCGGACGCGACGCGGGTGCGGCGGGAGTCGCAGGAGGCGTCAAACGCCGCGAAGGCCCTGGCGGAGCGGACCGTCACGGAGGCCATCGCGGAGGCCGAGCGGCTGCGCACGGAGGCGGCCGGCGTCCTCGACGAGGCACGCAAGGACGCCAACACGGCGCGGTCGGAGGCCGCCGAACAGGCCGACCAGCTGGTGGCGGAGGCGACCGCGGAGGCCGAGAAGCTGGTCGCGGACGCCACCGCGAAGGCGCGGCAACTGCGTACCGACGCGTCGGACGCGCTGGCGTCCGGGGAGCAGGACGCGGCGCGGGCCCGTGCGGAGGCGCGCGACGACGCGAACCGGATGCGGGCGGACGCCGCCGAGCAGGCCGAGCGGCTGATCGCCGAGGCCCGTGCGGAGGCCGAACGGATCGTCACCGAGGCCACCGAGCTGACGTCTTCGGCGCAGGACGACGCGGACCGCACCGTCCGTGAGGCCCAGCAGGCCGCGGACCGGCTGCGGGCGGACGGCGAGCAGCGGGCGCAGGCCCTGGTCACGGAGGCGACGGAGTCGGCGGACCGGCTGCGGGCCGAGGCCGCCGAGGTGCTGGAGAACGCGCGGACGGACGCGGAGCGCACCGGGGACGAGGCGCGCAAAGCGGCCAACAAGACGCGTTCGGACGCCGCGGAGCAGGCCGACGAGCTGCTGTCGGAGGCCGCCGGCGAGGCGGAGCGGCTGCGGGCCGAGGCGGCGGAGACCACCGCGGAGGCCGAGCGGGACGCGGACCGTACCCGTGCCGAGGCCCGGGGGCACGGGGACCGGCTGATCGCGTCGGCCACCGCGGACGCGGACCGGATGCGGGCGGAGGCGGCCGAGACGGTCACCTCCGCGCAGGAGCACGCCACCCGTACCCGCGCCGATTCCGCGAAGGTCAAGGAGGACGCCGAGGCCGAGGCGGAGCGGCTGCGGACGGAGGCGCAGCAGGAGGCGGACGGGCTGCTGGACGAGGCCCGCAAGGACGCCGCCAAGCGCCGCGCGGACGCCGCGGAGCAGGCCGACCAGCTCATCGCCAGGGCCCAGGAGGAGGCGCTGAAGGCGGCCACCACCGCCGAGGAGCAGGCCGACACGATGGTCGCGGCGGCTCGCAAGGAGGCCGACCGGATCGTCACCGAGGCGACAGCCGACGGCAACACTCGCGTCGAGAAGGCCCGTACGGACGCGAATAACCTGCTGGGTGAGGCGCGTGGCGACGCCACGGCCATCAGGGAGCGCGCGGAGGAGCTGCGGGTGCGGGTCGAAGCCGAGGTCGAGGAGCTGCACGAACGGGCCCGCCGGGAGTCCGCGGAGGCGATGAAGAGCGCCGGCGAACGGGTCGACAAGCTCGTCGCGCAGGCCACCGCCCAGCAGGTGGCGGCCGAGGAGAAGGCCGAGAAGGTGGTGGCCGACGCCAACAGCGAGGCGAGCAAGGTCCGGGTCGCCGCGGTGAAGAAGGCCGAGGGCCTGATCAAGGAGGCAGAGAACAAGAAGGCCGAGGCCGTGCGGGACGCGGAGCGGATGCGTACCGAGGCCGAGGCGGAGGCCGCCCGGATCGTGGCGGAGGGCAAGCGCGAACTGGAGGTCCTGGTGCGTCGGCGCGAGGACATCAACACCGAAATCTCCCGTGTCCAGGACGTTCTGGAAGCGCTGGAGTCGTTCGAGGCGCCAACGGGGGGCGCGGAAGGTAAGAACGGGGGCGTCAAAGCCGCCGCGAGCGCGGGTGCAACTCGTTCGAGTGGCAAGCAGTCTGAGGGGTAGCCACTCGAATGAGGGGTCATTCTCCAGATCAATCGGGCATTGACTCGAAGACACGCCGTAGTGACCCCTAGGATTCCCCTTATCACCTCACCGGTCTCTTTCGACAGGAACCCCATGAGCGACACTTCCTCCCCCTTCGGTTTCGAGCTCGTGCGGCGTGGGTACGACCGCGGTCAGGTCGACGACCGCATTACAAAGCTCGTCGCCGACCGCGACAGCGCACTGGCCCGTATCACCTCGCTGGAAAAGCGCATCGAGGAACTCCACCTCGAAACGCAGAATGCCCAGGCCCAGGTCAATGACGCCGAGCCGTCCTACGCGGGCCTCGGTGCGCGCGTGGAGAAGATCCTCCGTCTCGCCGAGGAGGAGGCCAAGGACCTGCGCGAGGAGGCCCGCCGGGCCGCCGAGCAGCACCGTGAGCTGGCCGAGTCGGCCGCCCAGCAGGTCCGTAACGACGCCGAGCAGTTCGCCGCCGAGCGCAAGGCGAAGGCGGAGGACGAGGGCGCCCGGATCGTCGAGAAGGCCAAGGGCGAGGCGTCCTCGCTGCGCGCCGAGGCACAGAAGGACGCGCAGTCCAAGCGCGAGGAGGCCGACTCCCTCTTCGAGGAGACCCGCGCCAAGGCCGCACAGGCCGCCGCCGACTTCGAGACCAACCTCGCCAAGCGCCGGGAGCAGTCCGAGCGCGATCTGGCCTCGCGTCAGGCCAAGGCGGAGAAGCGTTTGGCCGAGATCGAGCACCGCGCCGAGCAGCTCCGTCTGGAGGCCGAGAAGCTCCGTACGGACGCCGAGCGCCGGGCCCGCCAGACGGTGGAGACCGCGCAGCGCCAGGCCGAGGACATCGTGGCCGACGCCAACGCCAAGGCCGACCGGATCCGCAGCGAATCGGAGCGCGAGCTGGCGGCGCTGACCAACCGCCGCGACTCCATCAACGCCCAGCTGACCAACGTCCGCGAGATGCTGGCGACGCTGACCGGCGCGGCCGTGGCCGCCGCGGGCGCCCCGGGCGCGGACGACGAGGCGATGCCCCGCGGCGTCCCCGCCCAGCAGACCCGCTGACTCCCCCAGCTGACGCTGGGGGGCGACCCCCAGGAGGTGCCCCCAGGCGGGCTTCTCAGAGCAGCGCAGCGCGCCCCCGTACCGCCTCTCCCCAGGCGAGTGCGGGGGCGCGGTCGTATGGTGCAGGGGCGCGGTCGTGGGGTGTGGGCCGGGCGACTGTGCCCCGGTGGCGGGGGCTTCCGGCCGCCCGTAGCGTGCTGTGCATGATCGAGCTTGAGGGGCTGACCAAGTACTACGGCGACACCCTCGCCGTGGACCACCTCACGTTCACCGTCCTGACCGGGATCGTCACCGGCTTCCTCGGCCCCAATGGCGCCGGCAAGTCCACGACGATGCGGATGATGCTCGATCTGGACAATCCGACCGAGGGCACGGTCCGGATCGACGGCAAGCACTACCGGCAGCTGGACGATCCGCTGACGTACGTCGGCGCGCTGCTGGACGCGAAAGCGGTGCACGGCGGCCGCAGCGCCTTCAACCATCTGCTGTGCCTGGCGCAGAGCAACGGCATTCCACGCGCCCGGGTCGGCGAGGTGCTGGACACCGTCGGGCTGAGTTCGGTCGCCGGAAAGCGCTCGAAGGGCTTCTCACTCGGGATGAGCCAGCGGCTCGGCATCGCCGCGGCGCTGCTCGGCGACCCGAAGATCCTGCTGTTCGACGAGCCGGTCAACGGGCTCGACCCCGAGGGCATCCACTGGATCCGCAATCTGATGAAGAACCTCGCCGCCCAGGGGCGCACCGTCTTCGTCTCCTCGCACCTGATGAGCGAAATGGCACTCACCGCCGAGCACTTGATCGTGATCGGGCAGGGCCGGCTGATCGCGGACACCTCGATGGCGGACTTCATCCACCGGAACTCGCGGTCGTACGTCCGGATGCGGTCGCCGGAGCAGGAGCGGCTGCTGGACGTGCTCCACGGCGAGGGCATCGAGGCGGTGGCGGTCGGCAACGGCTCGCTGGAGATCGACGGGGTGCCCGCCGAACGGCTGGGCGGGCTGGCCGCCCGGCACCAGCTCGTCCTGCATGAGCTGAGTCCTCAGCAGGCGTCGCTGGAGGAGGCGTTCATGCGGCTGACCGCCGGGTCGGTGGAGTACCACGCACACGACGGCGAACCGGTGACGGCCCGGACCGGGCCACCGGAGCCGGCCCAGGGCGGCTGGGGCGCGGACTGGCGGAAGAAGGGCGGCTGACGATGGCGGAGGTGTCGCGGGTCCTGCGGTCGGAGTGGACGAAGATCAAATCGGTGCAGTCGACGGTGTGGACGCTGGGCGCCGCCGTACTGGTCACCATCGCGCTGGGCATGCTGATCTGCATTCTGGTCAGAAAGGACTTCGGGGCGCGGTCGGCCAGGGAACAGCTCGCCTTCGACCCGACCAACGTCAGCTTCGCCGGGATGTCGCTGGGCCAGCTCGCGATGATCGTCTTCGGTGTGCTGGTGGTCTCCAACGAGTACAGCACCGGCATGATCCGCACCTCGCTCGCCGCCGTACCGCAGCGCGCCACATTCCTCTTCTGCAAGCTCCTGGTCGCCACCGCGCTGATCCTCGTCGTCGGCCTGGTGACCAGCTTCGCGGCGTTCTTCGCGGGACAGGCGGTGCTCGGTGACCAGCGCGCCTACCTCAGCGATCCGGGGGTACTGCGCGCGGTCATCGGCGGCGGGCTCTATATGACGCTGATCGCGCTGTTCTCCATGGGGGTGGCCGCGATGCTGCGCGGCCCGTTGCTGTCGCTCGGCGTCCTGATGCCGTTCTTCTTCCTGATCTCCAGCATCCTCGGCAATGTCTCCGCGACCCGGAAGGTCGGCCGTTACCTCCCGGACCAGGCGGGCCAGAAGATCATGCAGGTGGTAACGCCGACGGCCGACCCGGTGCCGTACGGGCCGTGGGGCGGGCTGGCGATCATGGTGGGGTGGACGGTCGCGGCGTTGCTCGGCGGATTCGCACTCCTGCAGAAACGTGACGCATAACGCCGACCCCCACGAAAGCGCAGCGGACCCGCTGTGACGGGAACCGTCAAGCGCCCGATAGCCTCCTAACCCTCACGGGGGCACGAGGCCGCCTCTGCCCCGACCAACTCGCGAGGGGCGGAGAATGATCGAGGCAGTCGGCCTGACGAAGCGCTACGGCGCCAAGACGGCCGTGCACAACCTGTCGTTCCAAGTACGGCCGGGCACGGTCACCGGCTTCCTGGGGCCCAACGGCTCCGGCAAGTCGACGACGATGCGCATGATCCTGGGCCTGGACGCCCCGACTTCGGGGCGCGCCACCATCGGCGGCCGCCCCTTCCGGCAACTCCCCAACGCCCCCCGCCAGGTCGGCGCGCTGCTCGACGCCAAGGCCGTGCACGGCGGCCGCAGCGCGCGCCAGCACCTGCTCTGCCTGGCCCAGCTGTCCGGCATACCGGCCCGCCGGGTCGACGAGGTACTCGGCGTGGTCGGCCTCCAGGACGTGGCCAAGCGGCGCTCCAAGGGCTTCTCGCTCGGCATGGGCCAGCGGCTCGGCATCGCGGCGGCGCTGCTCGGTGACCCGCAGGTGCTGCTCTTCGACGAACCGGTCAACGGCCTCGACCCCGAGGGCATCCTGTGGGTGCGGAATCTGATGAAGCAGCTGGCGGCCGAGGGCCGTACGGTCTTCGTCTCCTCGCATCTGATGAGCGAAATGGCGCTCACCGCCGAGCACTTGATTGTGATCGGCCGTGGCCAGCTGATGGCGGACATGTCGGTCAAGGACTTCATCTCGGCCAACTCCGCCGACTTCGCCCGGGTGCGTACCCCCGACAGCGAGCCCGAGCAGCGCGAGAAGCTGACCTCGACACTGGCCGAGGCGGGCGGGCAGGTCGTGGCCGAGAAGGACGGCGCGCTGCGGGTGAGCGGGCTGCCGCTCCCCCGGATCAGCGATCTCGCGCATGAGGCCGATATCCGGCTGTGGGAGCTGTCGCCGCACCAGGCGTCGCTGGAAGAGGCGTATATGCAGCTGACGCAGGGCGCCGTGGACTACCGCTCGACGGTGGACCAGCGCGCCGGGCTGCAGGAGGCGCCGGCCGGTTACGGGCCGCAGGGAGGCGTTCCGCAGGGATATGCCGTCCCGGGGTACACCCCCGGTCAGCCGAACCCGTACACCCAGCAGGCGGCCGGTGCCGCTCCGGGGCAGGGGTATCCGCCGCCTGCCCAGGGTCACCCGTACGGGGCCGAGCCGTACGGCGCACCCCACCCGTACGGGCAGCAGCCGCAGGCCCCCGCGCCGATGCCGCCCTCCGCTCCTGCGCCCGCCCCCGCTGATCCCGCCACGCCGCACCCCGAGGACGCCCGATGACCAGCCCTCAGCAGCCGCAGCCGCAGCCTGAGCCGAACGCCCCCGCCGCCGCACAGGCTCAGCCGATGCCGCCGGCCCCGCCCATACCGCCGGCCGCTCCGCCTCAGCAGCAGCCGCAGGCCCAGGGCCGGCCGCAGGCGGGACGGCCCGACGAGCCCGCGCCCGCCAAGGAAGCGGGCACGATGATGCTCCAGGCCCAGCCGCTCCCGGAGGCCCAGCCCCAGGCCCCGCAGCCGCTCGCGGCCCACGGCCCGGGCAACGGCCCGGGCAACGGAGGCGGCACGATGATGCTCCAGGCCGCCCAGCCCCCGGCCCCGGCACCCCAGCCTCAGCCCGCGTACGCCGGAGCCGGCGCACCGCAGGGCCGGCCCCCGCAGCAGCCGGCCCCCAACTGGCAGTCCGGCGGCGCCGGTTATGTCTCGCCGATCCCGGTACGCCGTACCCACCTCGGCCACGCGCTGGCCTCCGAGTGGACGAAGATCCGCTCGGTGCGCTCGACGATCTGGACACTGAGCGTGATGGTCGTGCTGATCCTCGGCATCGGCCTGCTGGCCGCCGTCGCGCTCAGCAGCCCGGACCGCGAGGTGCAGCCCAAGCTGGGGTTCTCGTTCCTCGGCGTCCTGCTGGGCACCCTGTGCGTCATCCCGCTGGGCGTGCTGGTGATCTCCTCCGAATACGGGACGGGGATGATCCGCACCACCATGACCGCCTGTCCCGGCCGGGCCCGGGTGCTCGCCGCCAAGGCGATCGTCTTCTTCGGGCTCGCCTTCGTCATCACGACGATCACCACGACCCTGGTCGCGCTGATCTTCGACGGCATGCTCTACGGCCCGGATCCCACGTCCGATCAGTGGTTCCGCGCCACCGTGGGCGTCGGTCTGTATGTGTCGCTGCTCGGCCTGCTCGCCCTGGCGGTGGGCTCGCTGCTGCGGCACTCCGCGGGCGCCATCAGCGCGATGCTCGGTGTGGTACTGCTGCCGATGCTGCTCGCGGTCTTCATGCTCGGCTCGGAGAGCCTCAAGGAGGTCAGCAAGGCGCTGATCACGTACTCGGTGCCCAACTCGCTGGCGACGCTCTACGACAACCCGTTCCTGGGTACGGAGACGGGCCCGCAGGGCTGGGGCCCGCTGTGGATCCTCGCGGGCCTGACCGCCGTCGTCCTGGGCGGCGCCTTCGCGGCCCAGGCCAAGCGCGACGTGTAGCCGCCCGACGGGAAATCAGTACCTCGGCGCATTACGGGACCGCTGGAGCCGTGCGCTCCGGCGGTCCCGTGCTTTCCAGCACGCTGTGTGCCAGTGCCTGCGGTCGTCGACATCGCCGTCCTGCGGCCAGGCGACGACATGCGGTACGCCGGGCGGGATCTCCTGGTCACAGCCGGGGCACCGGTAGTGCTTGGCGGCCCCGCCGCTCCCGACCGGCCGGACCACCCAGTTCTCACCGCGCCACTCTTCCGTACTCCCCCAATGAGCGCTGGGCGGCAGCCCCGTGCGGCCGTTGGGCTTCGCACCGCCCCGCTGGCGGTTTCGACGCGGAGACACTGTGCACCTCGGGAAATCTCTGGGGTCACGGGCTGTCACCAGCGTACGCGGCCCGGTATCCGGAAGGTGTCGCCCGGGGCATTTCTGTGATCATCGGGAAAATCGGCCCCAGGCCGTGCCCTTGGCACGTGTCACACGTTGTTGCCTGTAAGGGGGAAGTCGCGTCGGCTGCGAGGAGGCAGAGAGCGATGCGCGTTGGGGCTTTCACCCTGGCCGCTCAATTCCCCGGTCAGGGACAGGGGGAAGCACTGCACCGCGCGGTGCGCTCCGCGGAGGTCGCGGAACAGTCCGGTCTCGATGCCGTCTGGCTGGCGGAACACCACTTCGTGCCGTACGGCGTCTGCCCGAACGCGGTGACGCTGGCCGCGCTGCTGCTGGGCCGCACCCGCCGGATCGGTGTCGGGACCGCCGTCAGCGTACTGCCCACCCAGCATCCGGTGGCGCTCGGCGAGCAGGCGGCGCTGCTGCATCTCACCTCCGAAGGCCGCTTCACACTCGGCGTCGGACGGGGCGGCCCGTGGGTGGATCTGGAGGTCTTCGGCACCGGTCTCGCGGCCTACGACCGTGACTTCCCGGAGTCGCTCGATCTGCTGCTGCGCTGGCTGCGTGAGCCCCGGGTCGGCGCGGCGGGCGAGCGCTATGCGTTCCGTGAGGTGGCGGTGGTGCCGCGGCCGGATCAGGCGCTGGACGGTCCGGCCGCCGGGGCGGCGGGGCCGCCGGTGGTGCTGGCCTGCACCTCTCCCGCGTCGGTCCGGCGGGCCGCCGAGCGCGGGCTGCCGATGCTGCTGGGCATGCACTGCGGCGACGAGGAGAAGGCGGAGATGGTCGCGCTGTGGCGGGCGGCCGCGCTCGAAGCCGGCCGGGACGGCGACGAGGTGGCCGCGGCCGAGCATGTCTCGGCGGGGGTGGTGCAGATCGCCGACGCCCGCAGGGACGCGAAGGAGACGCTGACGAAGGCGCTGCCCGGGTGGCTGCGGCAGGGTCTGGGCGCGCATGTGACGGTCGACGGCCGCTATCGCGCGATGCGTGATCCGGTGGCTTATACGGAGCTGTTGTGCGGGCTGCATCCCGTCGGCCCGCCGGGGCTGTGCGCGGACCGGCTGGCGGCGACCGCGGAGCGTACCGGCATCCGGCGGTTCGCCCTGCTCGTCGAGGGCTCCGGCGATCTCGCCGCCACCGAGGAGAACGTCCGCCGGCTCGGCTCCGAGGTGCTGCCCCAGCTGGGGTGACCTCAAGGGGTCGGCACCGGCGGTGCGGTTGCTGCCGCTGACGCACGGGCTCGTACCCACGCGTTGGACGCAGCGGCAGCAACTCCGTTCAGCAGTCGCGGAGTTCGGGCGACTGGTTCAGCAGCTGACCCCGAATGGAGGTGAATCGGGCCAGGCGGTCGTCCGCCGCCGTGCCGAGCGGGAAGACCGCGACCCGGTGGCAGTTCTGGAAAGCGAGACGCACACCGAAGTGGCGCTCCAGCGAACCGCGTATGGCGTCACTCGCCAGCGCGCGCAGCAGCTGGCCGCGCGCCTGCTCGTCCGGCGGGGGCGTCTGATTGTCGGCGAACTCGCCGCCGTCCACCTTCAGCTGAGCCACCAGAGAGCTGATCATCCCCCATGCGTAGGGCAGGGAGTTCCGGACGCAGTCGACAAATGCGGCTTCGTCGACCTCGCCTCGCTCGGCCTGTTCGAGGAGGGCCGGTGAGACGTCGAGCGACATGAGGTTCTCCTCTCGCGGCCCCGCCGGGACGGGACCTCAGGGATGGGACAAGGGGAAATCGCGACAGAGCGTGTTCGCCTCACGACCCCCTGCTTCAACGGTATGCCGCGCAACAGGCCCGCACCAGGAGATTGCACATACAACCGGCCATTACCGAGCGCCGGGGGTGCGGCGGTTTCCCCCGTAAAAGCACCATGATCCAAGGGCGAATCGCGCCGGTGCCCCCCGGTCGAGTAGCGTGGCGCACCATGCGTCTCGTCATCGCCCGCTGCTCCGTCGACTACGCGGGCCGGCTCACTGCCCATCTCCCGTCGGCCCCCCGCCTCATCCTGGTGAAAGCGGACGGCTCCGTCTCCATTCACGCGGACGACAGGGCCTACAAACCGCTGAATTGGATGTCCCCGCCCTGTTCCCTCAAGGAGGGGGACGACGGTGTGTGGACGGTGGAGAACAAGGGCGGCGAGAAGCTCATCATCACGCTGGAGGAGGTCCTGCACGACTCCTCGCACGAGCTCGGCGTCGACCCCGGCCTCATCAAGGACGGGGTGGAAGCGCACCTCCAGGAGTTGCTCGCGGACCGGATCGAAACCCTGGGCGAGGGTTATTCACTGATTCGGCGTGAATACCCCACCGCCATCGGACCGGTGGATATCTTGTGCCGGGACGCCGATGGCCAGACCGTCGCCGTCGAGATCAAACGGCGTGGCGAGATCGACGGTGTGGAACAGCTCACCCGCTATCTTGATCTCCTCAACCGCGACCCGCACTTGGCTCCGGTGCAGGGGGTTTTCGCGGCTCAGGAGATCAAGCCGCAGGCGCGGGTGCTGGCCACCGACCGCGGGATGAGCTGTGTGGTGCTGGATTACGACGCGCTGCGCGGCATCGAGGACGACAAGCTGCGGCTGTTCTGACCCGGGCGGCCCCGTAGGGGTGTCGTCAGACTCCCTGCCCCAGCCAACGCTGGGAGGTGCCCCCAGGCTGGCGACGCCCTACGGGCGAACGGCGGGAGTCTGACGACACCCTCTAAGGCCCGCAGCACATTCACGAACGCGAAGGCCCGGTACGGCCGGCCCGCCCGAGTGGCGGCCGGTGCGTAACGGGCCTTTGTGCGGTGCGTAACGACTACGGTGCGTAACGGCTGCCCCGGGTGCGTCAGACCGTCGGGGTGTCCTGGCCGGCGGCGGACGGGCTGCCCCCGGCGGACGACTCGGCGGACGACGAGGACATGCCGTCGGTCGGCGCGCTGGTGTCCGGGGTGCCGGACGCGCTGGTGGTGGTGTCCGGCGGGCTCGTCGGCGGATCCGTGGGGTCGCCGGTCGGCGTGGGACCTGTGGGGTCGCCGGTCGGCTCGCCCGTGGGCGTCGGCTCGGTCGGCTTGCCGGTCGGCGTCGAGGACGGCGGGGTCGGCCTGCTGGTGGGTGTGGTGGGCTTGCCGGTCGGCTCGGTGGGCCCGGACGTCGGCCCCGTCGGCGCGGTGCTGGGGGCGGTCGGCGAGCCGCTGGTGGCGTGATCGCTGGGGGACGCGGAGCGGCCGGCCCGGTGGCTCGGCGTGCCGGGCTCGGACGTACGGGGGCCCGACGGCGCCAGGCTCGACCCGGGCTGCTCGGGGAAGCCCGGGGTGTCGTCGCCCGTGGTCTGCTCGGTGGTGACGTGGTCGCCCTTGGCGCCGTCGCCGCCGGAGGTCGCGCCGATGGTGACGACGGTGCCGAGCACGGCCACCAGCAGCGCCCCGGCGCCGGCGGCGAGCAGATTGCGCCGCCCGGCGCGGGACGCCTTCGGCTTGGCCGGGATGCCCGCACTCCCGCCGGCGGAGTCTGCGGCGGCGCTCGCGAGGGCCGCGGTGGCGCCGATGCTCCGGCCCGGGACCGTCGGTGCGGTCTCGTCGGGGCGCTGGGCCCGCAGCACCGTGGTCGGCACTCCGTCCGGGGGCGTACCGGCCCCCTCCGGCCGCGTGTCCGGCACCGGCGCGCCGGCGGTCACCTTGGGGAACCCGGTCTTCGGGGTGGTCCCCGAGGCGGCCCGCATACGGTCCGTGACCAGGGCGAGGGCCCGTCGTCCGGCGACCGCGCCCGTGCGGTCGGAGAGCACACCGCGCAGCCCGATGGACGCCTCCAGCTCGGCGCGCGCCCGGTCGAGGCTGCCGGTGCACAGCGCCAGCACACCCAGCTCGTGGTGGAAGTACGCCTCTTCGGCCACCTCGCCGGCCAGCCGCGCGGCCTCCTGGCCGTGCCGCAGGCTGCGCTCCCAGGCGCTCCAGTGCTGCGCCGCGGCGAACGCCGGGGCGGCCGTATGGGCCAGCAGCACGGCCGCGCTGGCGTGGCCGGACTCCCGGCTGCCGGTCAGCACGCCCATCGCGGCCAGCACCGCGTCCGCCTCGGCGGCGGCCCGCTCCGGGGTGACCGAGGGGTGCCCGGCCCACCAGGCGTAGTGCTGGGCGGCGGTGTGGGCCCGCGCGGCGGCGCCCGCTCCGTAGCCGGCGGCCGTCAGCTGTTCCAGGACGGTCGTGGCGAGCCGGTAGTGGGTGCCGACCGGGCTGATCAGCCCGCAGCCGAGCAGCTCGCCGAGGGCGGTGTCGGCGTGGGTGTCCTCGGTGAGCG includes:
- a CDS encoding ABC transporter ATP-binding protein, translating into MIEAVGLTKRYGAKTAVHNLSFQVRPGTVTGFLGPNGSGKSTTMRMILGLDAPTSGRATIGGRPFRQLPNAPRQVGALLDAKAVHGGRSARQHLLCLAQLSGIPARRVDEVLGVVGLQDVAKRRSKGFSLGMGQRLGIAAALLGDPQVLLFDEPVNGLDPEGILWVRNLMKQLAAEGRTVFVSSHLMSEMALTAEHLIVIGRGQLMADMSVKDFISANSADFARVRTPDSEPEQREKLTSTLAEAGGQVVAEKDGALRVSGLPLPRISDLAHEADIRLWELSPHQASLEEAYMQLTQGAVDYRSTVDQRAGLQEAPAGYGPQGGVPQGYAVPGYTPGQPNPYTQQAAGAAPGQGYPPPAQGHPYGAEPYGAPHPYGQQPQAPAPMPPSAPAPAPADPATPHPEDAR
- a CDS encoding ABC transporter permease subunit; translated protein: MTSPQQPQPQPEPNAPAAAQAQPMPPAPPIPPAAPPQQQPQAQGRPQAGRPDEPAPAKEAGTMMLQAQPLPEAQPQAPQPLAAHGPGNGPGNGGGTMMLQAAQPPAPAPQPQPAYAGAGAPQGRPPQQPAPNWQSGGAGYVSPIPVRRTHLGHALASEWTKIRSVRSTIWTLSVMVVLILGIGLLAAVALSSPDREVQPKLGFSFLGVLLGTLCVIPLGVLVISSEYGTGMIRTTMTACPGRARVLAAKAIVFFGLAFVITTITTTLVALIFDGMLYGPDPTSDQWFRATVGVGLYVSLLGLLALAVGSLLRHSAGAISAMLGVVLLPMLLAVFMLGSESLKEVSKALITYSVPNSLATLYDNPFLGTETGPQGWGPLWILAGLTAVVLGGAFAAQAKRDV
- a CDS encoding ATP/GTP-binding protein, which produces MSPRRNRQRGGAKPNGRTGLPPSAHWGSTEEWRGENWVVRPVGSGGAAKHYRCPGCDQEIPPGVPHVVAWPQDGDVDDRRHWHTACWKARDRRSARLQRSRNAPRY
- a CDS encoding LLM class flavin-dependent oxidoreductase, producing MRVGAFTLAAQFPGQGQGEALHRAVRSAEVAEQSGLDAVWLAEHHFVPYGVCPNAVTLAALLLGRTRRIGVGTAVSVLPTQHPVALGEQAALLHLTSEGRFTLGVGRGGPWVDLEVFGTGLAAYDRDFPESLDLLLRWLREPRVGAAGERYAFREVAVVPRPDQALDGPAAGAAGPPVVLACTSPASVRRAAERGLPMLLGMHCGDEEKAEMVALWRAAALEAGRDGDEVAAAEHVSAGVVQIADARRDAKETLTKALPGWLRQGLGAHVTVDGRYRAMRDPVAYTELLCGLHPVGPPGLCADRLAATAERTGIRRFALLVEGSGDLAATEENVRRLGSEVLPQLG
- a CDS encoding SCO5389 family protein, encoding MSLDVSPALLEQAERGEVDEAAFVDCVRNSLPYAWGMISSLVAQLKVDGGEFADNQTPPPDEQARGQLLRALASDAIRGSLERHFGVRLAFQNCHRVAVFPLGTAADDRLARFTSIRGQLLNQSPELRDC
- the nucS gene encoding endonuclease NucS, whose protein sequence is MRLVIARCSVDYAGRLTAHLPSAPRLILVKADGSVSIHADDRAYKPLNWMSPPCSLKEGDDGVWTVENKGGEKLIITLEEVLHDSSHELGVDPGLIKDGVEAHLQELLADRIETLGEGYSLIRREYPTAIGPVDILCRDADGQTVAVEIKRRGEIDGVEQLTRYLDLLNRDPHLAPVQGVFAAQEIKPQARVLATDRGMSCVVLDYDALRGIEDDKLRLF